CGCTTAAGCGCGCATTTGCCGGTATCGAAGGGTTTCAGGAGTATTACGCGGTCAAGGCGTTACCAAATCCCAAAATTCTTCAATTGATGCAGGAGATGGGTTTTGGTTTCGACTGCAGTTCGATTCCGGAGTTGATTCTCAGCCGCAACGCTGGTGCGCGCGGCGAGCAGATTATGTTCACCTCGAATAATACCACCCTTGAAGAGTTCAATTTCGCCGCGCAGGACGGCGGTTGTATCCTGAATCTGGATGATATCTCGTTGCTCGAGAAAGTGCCGGAAATGCCTGAACTGGTCTGTTTTCGATATAATCCCGGTCCGCGCCGCACTGGCAATATCATTATCGGTAATCCGGTCGAGGCCAAGTACGGGGTAACCCATGATCAGCTGGTGGAAGCATACCGCAGAGCACAGAAGCTGGGGGCCTGTCGTTTCGGTCTGCATACCATGGTTGCCTCGAATGAACTCGACTACACCTACATGGTTGAAACCTCGCGGATGTTACTGGAGCTCTCCACCGTTGTTGAGAAGGAACTTGGCATCCGCTTTGAATTTGTCAATATCGGCGGCGGTTTTGGCATTCCTTATCGTCCTGAGCAAAAACCCCTCGATCTGCAGGCGATGTCACAGGAGATCACTGCGCTCTTCGCTCAATTTAAGGTCGAGCATGGGTATGCGCCGCGAATGGTTATGGAGAGCGGCCGTTTCATGACCGGCCCACATGGCGTCTTGGTGACCCGTGCGATCAACCATAAAAATACCTACCGTAAATATGTCGGGGTTGATGCCTGCATGTCATCCTTGATGCGACCGGCGATGTACGATGCCTATCATCATGTAGAGGTTGTCGGTGGTGATGAACGCGCAACCGAGGTGATTGATCTGGTCGGTTCATTGTGTGAGAACAATGACAAGTTCGCGGTCCAGCGGGAACTGCCGCAGATCGCCGAAGGTGATCTGCTCGTGATTCATGACTCCGGCGCTCATGGACATGCGATGGGTTTTCAGTATAACGGACGTCTGCGGCCCAAGGAATTGCTGCTGCGCGCTGATGGACGTGTTGAACTGATCCGGCGGGCTGAAACCAACGAAGATTACTTTGCGACCAACAACTTTAACGCTGATGAGTTCCGCCCTGCAGGTCGGGGTTAGGCGTGCCTGAAGGGCTGATCGGACCGCTCGAGATCCATTCCCTCGCTTTTGGCGGGAACGGTGTTGCCCGCTATGACGGGCGCGTAATCTTTGTGCGCGGTGCGGTCCCTGGTGACCTGGTCCGGGTTCGGGTGCTGCGTGAAAAAAAACGCTATGCCGAAGCCGAAGCCGTGCACTTTGATCGGCTGTCGCCAACGCGCTGCGAACCGGGTTGTCCGGTCTTTGGCGAATGCGGTGGCTGTCAGTGGCAGATGCTTCCTTACGCAGCGCAGTTAGAGTACAAAACCCGGATTTTTCGGGACATCTTGCGCCGGCAGGCCGGTGTCGCGGAAGAGCTGATTTTGCCGATCCTGGAATCGCCGGCCATCTGGAATTATCGATGCCGCATGCAGTTTAAGTGTGAGCTGCGTTCAGATGCCAGGCTGGCAATCGGATTTTTTCGTCCCGGCAGTCATCAGGTGGTCGATACAGACAGCTGCCCGGTAGCGGCGCCGTTATTTAATCGGTTGTTGCCTGTGGTACGAAGCCTTTTGCAACAAACTCCCTTCGCCGCGCACATTTCACAGCTCGATATGGAGTCAGGTGACGCTGAGGATGTTCGTCTGGTGCTGCACTACGCAGGCTCTGACCTCAAAGGTTTAAGTCGGTGTCTGCAGCCCTTGTTGAGTAATCAATCGCTTTCGCTTTATGTGCAGCAGGGGAGGAAATCTGCCTTGCAATATCTGGGTGGCCCGCGTGAATTGACGTTTAGTGTCGACAGTCCCGCACTGGAACTTTCTTACGGAGCCGGTGGTTTTTCACAGATTAATCTGGAACAGAATCGCAGGATGGTTGCTGAAGCGTTGCGTATGGTAGATGTCCAGCCTGACTGGCGGGTGCTTGATCTGTATTGTGGGATGGGGAACTTCAGCTTGCCCTTCGCGTCTCGAGTGGCGCAGGTAGTTGCCGTCGAGGAATTTGCTGGTTCAGTAAAGCAGGGGGCGGTTAACGCCCGTCGCAACCGGATCGAAAATATTGAATTTGTCGCGCGCTCAGCCGCGGGAGCGTATGTGGCTTTCAGCGCAGCAGCTGGCTTTGATCTGGTGATACTCGATCCGCCACGTAGCGGTGCCAGGGAGGTTGTCACTGATCTGGTTGCGCAAAAGGCGCCGCGAATTCTCTACGTTTCCTGCGACCCAATGACTCTGGTGCGGGATCTCAATGAACTCCAGCGGGGGGGGTACCATTTGGTCGCAAGCAGACCTGTCGATATGTTTCCGCATACCTGGCACCTTGAAAGCTTGACCATGCTGGTGCGTGATTGATCTGATTTTGGTTTGGTCAAAAAGGACGCTGATCAAAGCGTTTGGTTGTGATTCAATTCCATTATATTTTATCGACCATGTATGTCCAGTAGCTCCCGTTTTTAATGAGTCAAGCTTGCAGTTGTCCAACGGGATGTCTATTATGGATCCTCTGATTCGCTGCTTGTCTCTGTTGTCCCTATGCTGGAGATTTTTTGATGTTGCAATTAAATACCGAAATTGAATCAAAAGGCCTACTGGAGTCAGCGCGACAGATCTGCCTTGCAGCTCGCACAGCCCCCAAGGGACGAGGGAAGGATCTTTTGACAACTGCAATAGTTTCTGGACCAGAAAAGAAGCTGATTGCAGAACGCATGCGTCAAATCGGCGAGCGCTGTGTCCTGCCGTTTTTTCTACGTGATGCCGACAATATCGATGCGGTCGAACTGCTGGTACTTATCGGCACGTGCAAGGAACCGCTTGGTCTTCCACACTGTGGCTTCTGTGGCTTTGCTGATTGCCGGACCATGCTTGACGCTGGAGGATGCTGCAGTTTTAATGTCGGAGACCTTGGTATTGCGCTCGGTTCTGCCGTGAGTCGTGCGGCAGATATGCGCGTGGATAATCGCATCATGTATTCAGTTGGCAAGGCGGTTCTTGAACTGGAGCTGCTGGATAAATCGGTCTCACTTGTTTATGGCCTGCCACTCTCAGCGACAAGTAAAAGTCCCTTTTTTGATCGGGGTTGATGGTCTGTTTTGATGTTTGCTTATTTTCTGGACATCAGGGTCAGATGCTGTTTGTTTCTTGGGCAGTGTTGTTCAGGGTGACCAGCGCTCAATAACACCTTTTGTCGCCAAAGAGCCCGAATATGAGGCCTTTAAATATCGGTTCTTTCCGGTTGATCTCTGGGCATACATATTGCGTTGTTGCCGCAACAGGTATTGCTGGATTGCCGGAATATTTTACAAGACGCCATTTGGAAACCGTTTAACCTAGGTAGGGAGGAAACAACTAATGCGCAAGGTTGAGGCTATTATTAAGCCGTTCAAGCTCGACGAAGTTAAGGAAGCTCTCAACGAGATTGGGATTCAGGGTATTACTGTCAGCGAGGTTAAGGGGTTCGGCCGGCAGAAAGGGCATACCGAACTCTATCGCGGTGCAGAGTATGTGGTCGATTTTATTCCCAAGATAAAAATGGAAATTATCGTCAGTGATGACAACGTTGAACAGGTGGTCAACACCATTGCCGACGCTGCCAGAACTGGGCGCATCGGTGATGGCAAGATTTTTGTGACCCCGATTGACGAAGTTGTCCGTATCCGGACTGGAGAGCGGGGAGAGGAAGCACTTTAACCCCGCTTTTAATACTGATCCGTTACAATTTTAACCAAGGAAACCAAGGAGATTGAATCAGATGACAGGAAAAGAAGCACTGAAGTTTGCCGCAGATAACGGCTGCAAAATGGTTGATTACAAGTTCCTCGACTTTGTCGGTGTCTGGCAGCATTTTTCGACTCCGATGGCAGAACTCAGTGAGGATACTTTTGAAGAAGGGATCGGTTTTGACGGTTCTTCAATTCGCGGCTGGCAGCCGATTCATCAGTCCGACATGCTGCTTATGCCCCAGCCTGAAACTGCCAAGATAGACCCCTTTATTGAGGTTCCGACCCTGAGCTTGATCTGTAACGTCGCCGATCCGATCACCCGTGAGGGGTACAGCCGCGATCCGCGTTATATTGCCCAAAAGGCGGAAGCCTACCTGAAATCCAGCGGCATGGGTGACACTGCGTATATCGGTCCCGAGCCAGAGTTTTTCATTTTTGACGATGTTCGTTTTGCATCAAGCGCCAACGAATCGTTCTATTGTGTCGATTCGGTTGAGGGTGCCTGGAACACTGGCCGCGAGGAGTTTCCTAACCTCGGCTATAAACCCGCCCACAAAGGCGGATATTTTCCCTGTGCTCCGACTGACAGCCTGGTTGATCTGCGTAATGAAATGGTTGAAGTGCTGCAGAGTGTCGGTATGCATATCGAGGCTGTTCACCATGAGGTTGCTTCGGG
Above is a genomic segment from Geopsychrobacter electrodiphilus DSM 16401 containing:
- a CDS encoding ferredoxin domain-containing protein — protein: MTTAIVSGPEKKLIAERMRQIGERCVLPFFLRDADNIDAVELLVLIGTCKEPLGLPHCGFCGFADCRTMLDAGGCCSFNVGDLGIALGSAVSRAADMRVDNRIMYSVGKAVLELELLDKSVSLVYGLPLSATSKSPFFDRG
- a CDS encoding P-II family nitrogen regulator — translated: MRKVEAIIKPFKLDEVKEALNEIGIQGITVSEVKGFGRQKGHTELYRGAEYVVDFIPKIKMEIIVSDDNVEQVVNTIADAARTGRIGDGKIFVTPIDEVVRIRTGERGEEAL
- the lysA gene encoding diaminopimelate decarboxylase — translated: MPMSKDFKVRLEPVIEEIAAHYGTPFHIYDEVGIRETGEALKRAFAGIEGFQEYYAVKALPNPKILQLMQEMGFGFDCSSIPELILSRNAGARGEQIMFTSNNTTLEEFNFAAQDGGCILNLDDISLLEKVPEMPELVCFRYNPGPRRTGNIIIGNPVEAKYGVTHDQLVEAYRRAQKLGACRFGLHTMVASNELDYTYMVETSRMLLELSTVVEKELGIRFEFVNIGGGFGIPYRPEQKPLDLQAMSQEITALFAQFKVEHGYAPRMVMESGRFMTGPHGVLVTRAINHKNTYRKYVGVDACMSSLMRPAMYDAYHHVEVVGGDERATEVIDLVGSLCENNDKFAVQRELPQIAEGDLLVIHDSGAHGHAMGFQYNGRLRPKELLLRADGRVELIRRAETNEDYFATNNFNADEFRPAGRG
- a CDS encoding class I SAM-dependent RNA methyltransferase, giving the protein MPEGLIGPLEIHSLAFGGNGVARYDGRVIFVRGAVPGDLVRVRVLREKKRYAEAEAVHFDRLSPTRCEPGCPVFGECGGCQWQMLPYAAQLEYKTRIFRDILRRQAGVAEELILPILESPAIWNYRCRMQFKCELRSDARLAIGFFRPGSHQVVDTDSCPVAAPLFNRLLPVVRSLLQQTPFAAHISQLDMESGDAEDVRLVLHYAGSDLKGLSRCLQPLLSNQSLSLYVQQGRKSALQYLGGPRELTFSVDSPALELSYGAGGFSQINLEQNRRMVAEALRMVDVQPDWRVLDLYCGMGNFSLPFASRVAQVVAVEEFAGSVKQGAVNARRNRIENIEFVARSAAGAYVAFSAAAGFDLVILDPPRSGAREVVTDLVAQKAPRILYVSCDPMTLVRDLNELQRGGYHLVASRPVDMFPHTWHLESLTMLVRD